The following are from one region of the Nicotiana tabacum cultivar K326 chromosome 3, ASM71507v2, whole genome shotgun sequence genome:
- the LOC142176552 gene encoding uncharacterized protein LOC142176552: MSSEIPLPTVLILEDSPISAIPTSESAVAEENRILHLRMMEMWDIWANGKELLSVVPEFPELFPRDISHWHIWDDLARDFVRKFQYNIDIAPDRNSLSNLNKKSSECFREYAVKWREQAAIVKPPMDETEMVSVFLQAQEADYYQNMMTGMACTPNRAEPNIALLQSWCSMCLPFGAEGHDTDDCWTLKRAVENLIEQKRIVLKDEDVPNITNNPLPAHNNGPVIGMICEDREFDPALKAIIAIADMEKKPKAIIRQDKGDKKSKPTPQNTEKKVEAEARIVPSKDVVLYAHDGSPTVPWNYNKAVVTYKGKEISGEVKENNPAEKYLNLEEVNNATNKHFPPKKPVSAKKAETFFKKMKMADYEIIDQLRKSPAQVSLLSLLMNSTEHQKVLTKTLNEAYVPIETTVERLERMAEKFFAVNQISFSKNDLPPKRAAYNKALHLTVKCEGYYVKRVMLDGSSGVDICPLSTLQCMEIGTERIRPNNVCVWDMDTFYNFLLGRSWIHVAGAVLPTLHQMVKFKHEDQEIVVHGEDKQSIYRDPSVPCLEAREGSEHIVYQDFEIVVVDQCEEGDP, from the exons atgtcttcagaaattcctctaCCAACAGTTCTTATTCTGGAGGATAGTCCGATATCGGccatcccaacttctgagtcagcaGTTGCTGAGGAAAATAGGATTCTGCATCTCCgtatgatggaaatgtgggacatCTGGGCAAACGGAAAAGAACTACTAAGTGTAGTACCCGAATTCCCGGAGCTGTTTCCCAGG gatatATCTCATTGGCATATCTGGGATGACCTGGCTCGGGACTTTGTCAGGAagtttcaatataacatcgacattgcccctgATAGGAATTCATTGTCAAATCTAAATAAGAAGTCCTCGGAATGCTTCCGAgagtatgctgtcaaatggcgcgaacaagcggCCATAGTCAAACCTCCAATGGATGAAACAGAGATGGTCAGTGTCTTccttcaagcccaagaggctgattattatcaaaacatgatgaCTGGGATGG CCTGTACCCCAAACCGGGCAGAACCCAACATCGCCCTCTTACAGAGCTGGTGCTCGATGTGCCTACCATTCGGGGCAGAAGGGCATGATACAGATGACTGTTGGACCCTAAAGAGGGCTGTGGAAAATCTGATAGAACAAAAGAGAATAGTGCTAAAGGACGAAGACGTTCCTAATATAACCAACAATCCATTACCGGCTCATAACAACGGGCCGGTTattggaatgatctgtgaagataGAGAATTTGATCCAGCTCTAAAAGCCATCATTGCCATAGCCGATATGGAAAAGAAGCCAAAAGCTATCATAAGACAAGACAAGGGGGATAAAAAGAGCAAACCTACCCCCCAGAATACAGAAAAGAAAGTGGAAGCTGAAGCTAGGATAGTGCCCTCCAAAGATGTCGTTCTCTAT GCCCATGACGGATCCCCTACCGTTCCATGGAACTATAACAAAGCGGTAGTAACTTACAAAGGCAAAGAGATCTCGGGAGAAGTTAAGGAAAATAACCCAGCTGAGAAGTACCTCAATCTGGAGGAAGTGAATAATGCCACAAATAAGCATTTCCCACCTAAGAAGCCAGTGAGTGCTAAAAAAGCAGAAACGTtcttcaagaaaatgaaaatggcaGACTATGAGATAATTGACCAGCTCCGAAAGTCTCCTGCCCAAGTCTCCTTGTTGTCTTTGCTAATGAATTCAACTGAACATCAAAAAGTGTTAACCAAAACTCTTAATGAAGCATACGTGCCCATTGAAACAACTGTAGAACGGTTGGAGAGGATGGCAGAAAAGTTTTTTGCAGTCaatcaaatctctttcagcaagaatgatttgccCCCGAAAAGGGCTGCATACAACAAAGCTCTTCACctgacagttaaatgcgaagggTATTATGTGAAAAGGGTCATGCTAGATGGTAGTTCTGGGGTAGATATTTGCCCTCTCTCAACTCTGCAATGCATGGAAATTGGTACTGAGAGAATCagacccaacaacgtctgt GTCTGGGACATGGATACTTTCtataatttcctcttgggaagGTCGTGGATTCACGTAGCAGGGGCTGTACTTcctactctccaccagatggtgaaattcaAACATGAAGATCAGGAGATTGTAGTTCACGGGGAAGATAAGCAATCGATTTATCGGGACCCGTCAGTCCCTTGTCTTGAAGCTAGAGAAGGAAGTGAACATATAGTCTATCAGGATTTTGAGATTGTGGTCGTGGACCAATGTGAAGAAGGAGACCCTTGA